A single genomic interval of Alteromonas sp. CI.11.F.A3 harbors:
- the rplD gene encoding 50S ribosomal protein L4, with protein MELTLKDAQSALEVSEATFGREFNEALVHQVVVAYGAGARQGTKAQKTRAEVRGGGKKPWRQKGTGRARAGTIRSPIWVGGGRAFAAKPRDFDQKVNKKMYRGALKSILSELIRQDRLVVVEKFGVEAPKTKELIAKLNDYELNDVLIVTADVDENLFLAARNLYKVDVRDVAGIDPVSLIAFEKVLITADAVKQLEEALA; from the coding sequence ATGGAATTAACATTGAAAGATGCGCAAAGCGCTCTTGAAGTATCCGAAGCGACCTTTGGACGTGAATTCAACGAAGCCTTGGTACACCAAGTCGTTGTAGCTTACGGTGCAGGTGCTCGTCAGGGTACAAAGGCGCAGAAGACTCGCGCTGAAGTACGTGGTGGTGGTAAGAAGCCATGGCGTCAAAAAGGCACAGGCCGTGCTCGTGCTGGTACTATCCGCAGCCCAATTTGGGTTGGTGGTGGTCGTGCATTCGCAGCCAAGCCTCGTGACTTTGATCAAAAAGTTAACAAGAAAATGTATCGTGGTGCTTTAAAAAGCATCTTGTCTGAACTAATCCGTCAAGACCGTTTGGTTGTGGTAGAGAAGTTTGGTGTGGAAGCACCTAAGACAAAAGAACTTATTGCTAAGCTTAACGACTATGAACTAAATGATGTTCTTATCGTTACTGCTGATGTTGATGAGAACTTGTTCCTAGCGGCACGCAACTTGTACAAAGTTGACGTACGTGATGTTGCAGGCATCGACCCAGTAAGTTTGATTGCATTTGAAAAAGTGCTAATTACAGCTGATGCGGTTAAACAACTTGAGGAGGCGTTAGCATGA
- the rplC gene encoding 50S ribosomal protein L3: protein MAIGLVGRKVGMTRIFTEDGTSIPVTVIEATPNRVTQLRTEELDGYRALQVTTGSKKTNRVNKAEAGHFAKAGVEAGRALVEFRLEDNEGGDIEVGSEITVEIFNDTKKIDVTGTSKGKGFAGAIKRWNFSSQRMTHGNSLSHRAPGSIGQNQSPGKVFKGKKMAGQLGNKQVTTQSLEVVRVDVENSLILVKGAVPGATGGDVIVKPAVKA, encoded by the coding sequence ATGGCGATTGGTCTAGTCGGTCGTAAAGTGGGTATGACTCGCATCTTCACTGAAGATGGTACGTCTATCCCTGTGACTGTTATTGAAGCGACCCCAAACCGTGTTACTCAGTTACGCACTGAAGAACTTGACGGTTATCGCGCTCTTCAGGTTACTACTGGAAGCAAGAAAACGAACCGCGTTAACAAAGCTGAAGCAGGTCATTTTGCTAAAGCTGGTGTTGAAGCAGGTCGTGCTCTAGTAGAATTCCGCCTGGAAGATAACGAAGGTGGCGATATTGAAGTAGGCAGTGAAATCACTGTTGAAATCTTTAACGACACTAAAAAGATTGATGTCACTGGTACATCAAAAGGTAAAGGTTTTGCTGGCGCGATCAAACGTTGGAACTTTAGTTCACAACGTATGACTCACGGTAACTCTTTGTCTCACCGTGCACCTGGTTCGATTGGCCAAAACCAATCACCTGGTAAAGTTTTCAAAGGTAAGAAAATGGCTGGTCAGCTTGGTAACAAGCAAGTGACTACCCAATCTTTGGAAGTGGTACGTGTAGACGTAGAAAACAGCCTAATCCTTGTTAAAGGTGCCGTACCTGGCGCAACTGGCGGCGATGTAATCGTTAAGCCAGCTGTTAAAGCGTAA
- the rpsJ gene encoding 30S ribosomal protein S10 translates to MPNQRIRIRLKAFDHKLIDQSTAEIVETAKRTGAQVSGPIPLPTRKERYTVLTSPHVNKDARDQYEIRTHKRLVDIIEPTDKTVDALMRLDLAAGVDVQISLG, encoded by the coding sequence ATGCCAAATCAAAGAATTCGTATTCGTTTGAAAGCGTTTGATCACAAGTTGATCGATCAGTCTACGGCTGAAATCGTTGAAACGGCGAAACGTACTGGTGCTCAGGTCAGCGGTCCTATTCCTCTGCCTACTCGCAAAGAACGCTATACAGTATTGACATCTCCTCACGTAAATAAAGATGCACGTGATCAATATGAGATTCGTACTCACAAGCGTTTAGTAGACATTATTGAGCCAACTGATAAAACAGTTGACGCATTAATGCGTTTGGACTTGGCTGCCGGTGTTGATGTTCAAATCAGCCTGGGCTAA
- a CDS encoding GspE/PulE family protein: MEVEDSQHIFTHVKRILNNHSSLLDAYSLLEPIILNMFGATRMSIFQRRRQHQDLVARFKTGKETLEIKVPISPMSIAGYVAISQLPLLIADPYNAAELKAIHPRLRFADKFDKDNDFKTTNILCVPILNAGVLMGVMQIINKQNGSFDDNDLARANDLALVLGAKFRYELGGTNNPFDSLLHKGLINEPALKALLSTSKDTRTIVQGLMSEHRVPEHEIGHSLSIHYQVPFIGYLPDKYHRYEGESKLNLSYLKRNHVAVISDVEGNPIVLMAEPNNAALLMETESALGIESYEIAVGLPHHILQYLGEGGGGAAPGDMNEILDEIGLSSEENDELVDELSDDAPAVVRLVSRVLHDAKRLGASDIHIDPEKNAPTRVRMRVDGVCRDMNKVPNSHHNAVIARIKIMSNLNIAEKRVPQDGKLAFKMNGQLVEVRVATIPTVAGEGVVMRLLASGGAMPIEKMNLAPTNLKRLEDMIKKPHGILLVVGPTGSGKTTTLHAILGYLNTPEKKIWTAEDPVEITQPGLQQVQVSPKIGFTFANALRAFLRADPDIILIGEMRDKETAHAGIEASLTGHLVLSTLHTNSAPETITRLLDLGLDPVNFSDACVGILAQRLIRTLCGKCKEEYVASDTDMAFIERQYGAQMLDELALPSPLKLYRAKGCEECGNTGYKGRTGVHELLGMTPELRSLVYKEASVSEMKKQATQDGMRTLVQDAIFKVIKGDTDIPQVQIVGGD; the protein is encoded by the coding sequence ATGGAAGTAGAAGACAGTCAGCATATTTTCACCCATGTTAAACGCATTCTGAATAATCACTCGTCTTTATTAGACGCTTACAGTTTGCTTGAGCCCATCATCCTTAACATGTTTGGTGCTACCCGTATGAGCATCTTTCAGCGTCGCCGACAACACCAAGACTTGGTCGCTCGGTTTAAAACGGGTAAAGAAACCTTAGAGATTAAAGTGCCTATTAGCCCGATGTCTATTGCAGGCTATGTTGCTATCTCACAACTGCCTTTACTCATAGCCGACCCCTATAACGCCGCTGAGCTGAAAGCTATTCATCCTCGTTTACGGTTTGCTGATAAGTTCGATAAAGACAACGACTTCAAAACCACTAACATTTTATGTGTGCCTATTCTTAATGCCGGTGTATTGATGGGCGTGATGCAAATTATCAATAAACAAAACGGCAGTTTTGACGATAACGATTTAGCCCGCGCCAACGACTTAGCATTAGTGTTAGGGGCTAAATTCCGTTATGAACTTGGTGGTACAAACAATCCATTTGATTCTTTATTACATAAAGGCTTAATAAACGAACCTGCGTTAAAAGCACTGCTATCTACCTCTAAAGACACTCGTACTATCGTGCAGGGTTTGATGTCTGAACATCGCGTTCCCGAACATGAAATTGGGCATTCCCTTTCTATTCATTACCAGGTTCCCTTTATTGGTTATCTACCCGATAAGTACCATCGTTATGAAGGTGAAAGTAAACTAAACCTGTCTTACCTTAAACGTAACCATGTTGCAGTTATTTCTGATGTGGAAGGTAATCCCATTGTGTTAATGGCAGAGCCTAATAACGCTGCGCTGTTGATGGAAACGGAAAGCGCGTTGGGTATAGAGAGCTACGAAATTGCGGTTGGTTTACCTCACCACATATTACAGTATTTAGGTGAAGGTGGCGGCGGTGCTGCCCCAGGCGACATGAATGAGATCCTTGATGAAATTGGTCTATCAAGTGAGGAAAACGACGAGCTTGTCGATGAACTTTCTGACGATGCCCCTGCGGTAGTACGTTTGGTTAGTCGTGTATTACACGATGCAAAACGCCTTGGCGCATCTGATATTCATATCGACCCAGAGAAGAATGCCCCTACTCGAGTAAGAATGCGGGTTGATGGTGTGTGCCGCGACATGAACAAGGTGCCTAACTCACACCATAATGCGGTTATTGCCCGTATTAAAATTATGTCTAACCTAAACATTGCAGAAAAGCGTGTACCTCAAGACGGTAAGTTAGCGTTCAAGATGAATGGGCAGTTGGTAGAAGTGCGTGTTGCCACCATTCCTACCGTGGCCGGTGAAGGTGTTGTTATGCGTTTGCTGGCGTCTGGCGGCGCTATGCCTATCGAGAAAATGAACTTAGCGCCTACCAATTTGAAACGCTTAGAAGACATGATTAAAAAGCCCCATGGCATCTTATTAGTGGTGGGTCCAACAGGTTCCGGTAAAACCACCACCTTGCATGCTATTTTGGGTTACTTAAACACGCCTGAGAAAAAAATATGGACCGCAGAAGACCCGGTAGAGATTACTCAGCCCGGTTTGCAGCAGGTTCAGGTAAGCCCCAAAATAGGCTTCACATTTGCTAACGCATTAAGGGCATTTTTGCGGGCCGACCCCGATATCATTCTTATTGGTGAGATGCGTGACAAAGAAACAGCCCACGCTGGCATTGAAGCCTCGCTTACTGGTCACTTGGTGTTATCTACCTTGCATACCAACTCCGCCCCTGAAACCATTACTCGTCTGCTAGATTTAGGGCTAGATCCTGTGAATTTCTCAGATGCCTGTGTAGGTATATTAGCCCAGCGCCTTATTCGAACCCTTTGTGGTAAGTGTAAGGAAGAGTACGTAGCGAGTGATACTGACATGGCCTTCATTGAAAGACAGTACGGTGCGCAGATGTTAGATGAATTAGCGTTGCCTTCTCCGCTAAAACTCTACAGAGCAAAAGGCTGTGAAGAATGTGGTAATACAGGCTATAAAGGTAGAACAGGGGTTCATGAGCTTCTAGGAATGACGCCTGAGTTACGCTCGTTGGTTTACAAAGAAGCCAGTGTGTCAGAGATGAAAAAGCAAGCCACTCAAGACGGTATGCGCACCTTAGTACAAGATGCCATTTTTAAAGTCATTAAGGGCGATACTGACATTCCACAGGTGCAAATTGTCGGCGGCGACTAA